The Deinococcus aerophilus region CTGGGCGGGTACGATCCGCGCCACGCCGGAGAGCTGTGGCAGACCACCGCCTGAAACGGGTGCCGCCCAGGCCCCCATCCCCCACCAAGGAGTTCCCCTTGACCCCTCCCCCACTCAAATCCGCCCTGGGCGCGCTGCTGCTCTGCGCCCTTTCTGTCTCCTCGGTCGCCGGCGCCGAGCGCCTGACCGTCTTTGCGGCCGCCTCACTGACCGACGCCTTCAGCGAACTGGGCCGGGCCTTCGACGCCAGAACCGGCCATACCACCACCTTTCAGTTTGCCGGCTCGCAGACCCTGCGAACCCAGCTGCAAAACGGCGCCCGGGCAGATGTGTTCGCCAGCGCCAACAGTGCCCAGTTCACTCCGCTGGTGCAGGCTGGCCTGATTGGCCCGGGGCAGAATTTTGTACGCAACCGGCTCACGGTCATCGCCCCGAAGAACAGCCCGCGCGTGGGAACCCTGGCCGATCTGGTCCGGCCCGGCCTGAAGCTGGTGATTGCGGACGCGGCGGTGCCGGCCGGGGAATACACCCGGCGTATGCTCGCGGCCATAGACCGCGCGGGCACCTACGGGCCGGATTTCTCGGCCCTGTTTCTCAAGAACGTCGTGTCCCAGGAACCCAACGTGCGGCAGGTGGCCCTCAAGGTCCAGCTTGGCGAGGCCGACGCCGCCGTGGTCTACAGCACCGACGTGACCCCCGCCCTCAAGGAGAGTGTCCGCGTGGTTCCCCTGCCCAGCCGCTTCAACCAGACTGCGGCCTATCCCATTGGTGTGGTGGACCGGGCGGGCAGTCCCCAGGCCGCCCGGTCCTTCGTCCAGTACGTCCTCTCGGCACAGGGGCAGAAGATCATGCGCAAATGGGGCTTTCTCAGCCCTCAATGACGTGCCGCTGATGTCCCGCTCATCCGTGCGGCCCCGGTTCCCGTCTGCTCTGCCTGCCCTGACGGAACGCGGTTCCCTGGCAGCCACGCCCGGAGCCCCATGATCGTCCGTACGCCCCCAACGAGTCCGCCCCTCTCCCGGCCAGCCCGGCCCCCCGTGCTGCTCGTGGCCCTTTCGGTGCTGCTCGTCCTGTTTCTGGTCTTGCCCACCGCCGCGCTGCTGGCCCGGGGGCTGACCCCCACCCTGCTGCCCACCCTGGCCAGCCCGGCAGTGCTTGACGCCCTAAGGGTCAGCCTGGTCACCACCCTGACCACCCTGGCCCTGACGGTGGCCCTGGGCACACCGGTGGCCTTTCTGCTCGCCCGCTACCGGTTTCCGGGCAGCACTGTGCTCGATACCCTGCTGGACCTGCCGGTGGTGCTGCCGCCCGTGGTGGCGGGGGTAGGGTTGCTGCTGACCTTCGGGCGCACGGGCCTGCTGGGAGCGCCGCTGGAACTCGCGGGCATCAGCGTGGCGTTCAGTCCCCTGGCGGTGGTGCTCGCCCAGCTGTTTACCAGCGCGCCGTTCTATGTCCGGGCGGCCAAGGCTGGTTTTCTGGCGGTGGACCGCGATGTGGAGGCCGCTGCCCTCACCGACGGAGCGTCACGCTGGGCCGCGTTCTGGCTGGTCACATGGCCCCTGGCCTTTCCCTTCCTGCTCGAGGGGCTGGTCCTTTGCTGGGCACGGGCCCTGGGCGAATTCGGCGCCACCATTCTGTTTGCCGGCTCCCTGCAGGGCCAGACCCGGACCGTCACGCTGGCCATCTACTCCGCCCTGGAAAGCGACCTTGCGCCCGCCCTGGTCCTCTCGACCGTGATGGTGGTCGTGGCCTTCGGGCTGCTGCTGACCGTGCGTTTGCTCGCCAGCCGCCACCCCTCCTCCTGAGGCCCATGCCGGATGTCCATGCCCGCACCTCAGAGCGGTCTGCCAGTCATCTCAGAAAAATTCCGCACCAGATCACAGCCTTCATAACGCCTTCATGAAGGCTGCATCAGAAAGCGTGCGTGTTTTGTCAGACGTCAAAAAGCATGCTGGTCAGGATCGGCCATATTCGTATTGCCATATTTTTAAGGAGCGTGCCACAGATGTCCAAGATTTCTGCCGTCAGCCTGCTGTCCCTCGCCCTGCTGAGCGCCTGCTCCAGCACCTCACCTACCGCTCAGGCGCCCGCTGCCGCACGGTTCGCCCACATCGCCTCGGTGCAGCTGGAGCCCGGTGACACCGCGCAGGCGCTGGCCAAGGCCGTCGGCGGCGAGGTCCTGGAGTGGAAGACTTCCGGC contains the following coding sequences:
- the modA gene encoding molybdate ABC transporter substrate-binding protein, encoding MTPPPLKSALGALLLCALSVSSVAGAERLTVFAAASLTDAFSELGRAFDARTGHTTTFQFAGSQTLRTQLQNGARADVFASANSAQFTPLVQAGLIGPGQNFVRNRLTVIAPKNSPRVGTLADLVRPGLKLVIADAAVPAGEYTRRMLAAIDRAGTYGPDFSALFLKNVVSQEPNVRQVALKVQLGEADAAVVYSTDVTPALKESVRVVPLPSRFNQTAAYPIGVVDRAGSPQAARSFVQYVLSAQGQKIMRKWGFLSPQ
- a CDS encoding ABC transporter permease — its product is MIVRTPPTSPPLSRPARPPVLLVALSVLLVLFLVLPTAALLARGLTPTLLPTLASPAVLDALRVSLVTTLTTLALTVALGTPVAFLLARYRFPGSTVLDTLLDLPVVLPPVVAGVGLLLTFGRTGLLGAPLELAGISVAFSPLAVVLAQLFTSAPFYVRAAKAGFLAVDRDVEAAALTDGASRWAAFWLVTWPLAFPFLLEGLVLCWARALGEFGATILFAGSLQGQTRTVTLAIYSALESDLAPALVLSTVMVVVAFGLLLTVRLLASRHPSS